A part of Lacibacter sp. H407 genomic DNA contains:
- a CDS encoding CaiB/BaiF CoA transferase family protein, whose protein sequence is MSGLPLNGVVVLEFSQYLSGPSAALRLADLGARVIKIERPKTGDAGRKLAIKDLWVDDNSLLFHTINRNKESFTADLKNPEDISIIKKLIAKSDVLIHNFRPDVMGKNGLDYNTVQQINPRLIYAEISGYGKKGPWKNKPGQDLLLQSITGLAYTTGNGTNGPVPFGISIADILAGSQLVQGILGGLIRRSKTGKGALIEVSLMETLLDFQFELLTTYFANKEQPQRSKVANGQPLLSAPYGIYQTKDSYIALAMIDIHVLADTIHCGALKYFSKEDAFALRDEIKTVLVEHLQTETTAYWLAALQEAGLWAMEVLNWDEMTDHPAYNALQMEQTIHAGGKTIVTTRCPIRFNGQLLTADKAAPQLGEQNEKIRKELEVIS, encoded by the coding sequence ATGAGTGGATTGCCATTAAATGGAGTTGTGGTGCTGGAGTTCAGCCAATATTTATCCGGACCGTCGGCGGCATTGCGTTTGGCCGATCTTGGTGCACGAGTTATAAAAATTGAGCGACCAAAAACAGGTGATGCTGGAAGAAAATTAGCCATCAAAGATTTGTGGGTTGATGATAACTCGCTGTTGTTTCATACCATTAATCGTAATAAAGAAAGTTTTACTGCTGATCTGAAAAATCCTGAAGACATTTCTATTATCAAAAAACTCATTGCAAAGAGCGATGTGTTGATCCATAATTTCCGTCCCGATGTAATGGGAAAGAACGGACTTGATTACAACACAGTTCAACAGATCAATCCACGATTGATCTATGCAGAAATTTCAGGTTACGGAAAGAAAGGTCCGTGGAAAAACAAACCCGGACAAGATCTGCTATTACAATCAATAACAGGCTTAGCATATACCACAGGCAACGGAACAAACGGTCCTGTACCATTTGGTATTTCGATTGCTGATATTCTTGCAGGCTCTCAATTGGTACAAGGAATATTAGGTGGATTGATCCGTCGTTCAAAAACCGGAAAGGGTGCGTTGATCGAAGTGAGTTTGATGGAAACATTACTCGATTTTCAATTTGAATTACTCACTACCTATTTTGCCAATAAAGAACAACCGCAACGAAGCAAGGTTGCAAACGGTCAGCCATTGTTAAGTGCGCCGTATGGAATTTATCAAACAAAAGACAGCTATATCGCATTAGCGATGATCGATATTCATGTGTTGGCCGATACAATTCATTGCGGTGCATTGAAATATTTTTCGAAAGAAGATGCGTTCGCATTGCGTGATGAAATAAAAACAGTGTTGGTTGAGCATCTGCAAACAGAAACAACTGCTTACTGGTTGGCTGCATTGCAGGAAGCCGGACTGTGGGCCATGGAAGTATTGAATTGGGATGAGATGACAGACCATCCTGCATACAATGCATTGCAAATGGAACAAACTATTCATGCAGGAGGTAAAACAATTGTTACAACAAGGTGCCCGATACGCTTCAACGGACAATTGTTAACTGCTGATAAAGCAGCGCCTCAACTAGGTGAGCAGAACGAGAAGATAAGGAAAGAGTTAGAAGTTATAAGTTAA
- a CDS encoding CaiB/BaiF CoA transferase family protein, producing the protein MKLLEDILVIDFSQFLSGPSAALRLADMGAQVIKIERPGSGDICRELYVSDVMIEGESTIFHAINRNKQSYAADLKNPNDLEKVKQLIAKADVVMHNFRPGVMERIGLDYESVKLIKPDVVYAEISGYGVEGPWKDLPGQDLLLQSVSGLTWLSNNIDESPTPMGVAVVDIMAGTHIAQGILAALYQKAVNGEGALVQVSMLESILDFQFEVLTCYYNDGRQLPVRGAVNSAHAYIAAPYGIYKTNDDYIALAMTNIPTLAKLLECEPLKDFINSNDWFAKRDEIKLILAGHLTTRPSAEWLSILEKADIWCAAVMDYDGLVKQEGYRSLEMEVTVKTSNGLSVTTTRCPIKVDGEILAAGKGAPLLGEHNKEIDYRFGITEQLQTVIK; encoded by the coding sequence ATGAAACTTTTAGAAGACATATTAGTGATCGATTTCAGCCAGTTCTTGTCGGGGCCTTCTGCGGCTTTGCGATTGGCAGATATGGGTGCACAGGTGATCAAGATCGAACGACCGGGCAGCGGCGATATTTGTCGTGAGTTGTACGTAAGCGATGTGATGATCGAAGGTGAGTCAACCATTTTTCATGCCATCAACCGCAACAAACAAAGCTATGCGGCTGATTTAAAGAACCCCAACGATCTCGAAAAAGTAAAACAACTGATTGCAAAAGCCGATGTGGTGATGCATAATTTTCGCCCCGGTGTGATGGAACGTATTGGTTTGGATTATGAATCTGTAAAACTGATCAAGCCTGATGTGGTGTATGCAGAGATCAGTGGTTATGGTGTAGAAGGTCCGTGGAAAGATCTGCCGGGACAGGATCTGTTACTGCAATCTGTTTCAGGCTTAACCTGGCTCAGCAATAATATTGATGAAAGTCCCACGCCAATGGGTGTTGCCGTGGTGGATATCATGGCAGGCACGCATATTGCGCAAGGAATATTAGCAGCATTATACCAAAAAGCTGTAAATGGTGAAGGTGCATTGGTGCAGGTGAGTATGCTGGAAAGTATCCTGGATTTTCAGTTCGAAGTGTTAACCTGTTATTACAACGATGGACGACAATTACCGGTGCGTGGAGCAGTAAATAGTGCCCATGCATACATAGCAGCGCCGTATGGTATTTATAAAACAAATGATGATTACATTGCATTAGCAATGACCAATATTCCAACGCTGGCAAAGCTGCTGGAATGTGAGCCGTTGAAAGATTTCATCAACAGCAACGATTGGTTTGCAAAACGTGATGAAATTAAATTGATACTGGCAGGTCATTTAACAACAAGACCATCAGCAGAGTGGCTCAGTATTTTGGAGAAGGCAGATATTTGGTGTGCGGCGGTAATGGATTACGATGGGTTGGTGAAGCAGGAAGGTTACCGTTCACTCGAAATGGAAGTAACGGTGAAAACAAGTAACGGACTATCGGTAACCACTACACGCTGTCCGATAAAAGTGGATGGTGAAATACTGGCAGCGGGCAAAGGTGCACCATTGTTGGGTGAGCACAATAAGGAAATTGACTATCGATTCGGCATAACAGAACAATTGCAGACCGTTATTAAATGA
- a CDS encoding L-rhamnose/proton symporter RhaT: MEVINGVLFHAVGASSASLCYTPQRKVKGWSWQTYWLAQAAVCWLLLPLLVAYITIPEIVSVIKEAPASAMQRSFVLGIAYGVGGTAFGIAIRYVGFSLTYAISVGISCVLGTLLPPMVAGTLGTILSGTGAGYLISGVTMGAIGIAVCGLAGRSKEKDIEKQLKTESAFSLAKGLPLCLLAGVLSALYGFSLNQGQPIADVAAKYGAGNFQGNVIYIFSNSGAFISTLLYCLYLHRKEKTFGEYKTTGENGLGMNYLMSILTGMLWYGQFFFYGLGHVRMGKYEFSSWAIHMILLVLLSAVTGLMLKEWKNSSGKTIRLLAVAIIILITAVLLLTQGNKLGEEPPQTPPKEGLTNLKVQTDKLK, encoded by the coding sequence ATGGAAGTAATTAACGGAGTTTTGTTTCATGCTGTCGGCGCTTCAAGCGCTTCGCTCTGTTATACACCGCAACGAAAAGTAAAAGGATGGAGCTGGCAAACTTATTGGCTGGCACAGGCAGCAGTGTGTTGGTTATTGTTGCCATTACTCGTTGCGTATATCACCATTCCTGAAATCGTTAGCGTAATAAAAGAAGCACCTGCATCTGCCATGCAACGTTCATTCGTTTTGGGTATTGCTTATGGTGTTGGTGGAACTGCATTTGGTATTGCCATTCGCTATGTTGGTTTTTCATTGACCTATGCAATCTCTGTTGGTATCAGTTGTGTGTTGGGTACGTTGTTGCCACCAATGGTTGCAGGAACGTTAGGAACTATTCTTTCCGGAACAGGTGCAGGTTATCTCATCAGCGGTGTTACCATGGGAGCAATTGGTATTGCAGTTTGTGGTTTGGCAGGCAGAAGTAAAGAAAAAGACATTGAAAAGCAGTTGAAGACAGAATCTGCTTTCTCATTGGCGAAAGGATTGCCACTTTGTTTATTGGCAGGTGTGTTATCAGCATTATATGGCTTCTCTCTGAATCAAGGACAGCCAATTGCTGACGTGGCTGCTAAATATGGCGCAGGAAATTTCCAGGGAAATGTGATTTATATTTTTTCTAATTCAGGTGCATTCATCAGTACCTTGTTATACTGCTTGTATCTGCACCGAAAAGAAAAAACATTTGGCGAGTATAAAACAACAGGCGAGAATGGATTGGGAATGAATTATCTCATGTCGATCTTAACAGGTATGTTATGGTACGGACAATTTTTCTTTTATGGTCTTGGTCATGTGCGTATGGGCAAATATGAGTTCAGTAGTTGGGCCATTCACATGATCTTGCTGGTGTTGTTAAGTGCAGTAACAGGTTTAATGTTGAAAGAATGGAAAAACAGCAGTGGCAAAACTATTCGCTTATTGGCCGTTGCTATTATTATTTTGATCACTGCTGTTTTACTACTAACGCAAGGAAACAAACTGGGAGAGGAGCCTCCCCAAACCCCTCCAAAGGAGGGGCTTACGAACCTGAAAGTTCAGACTGACAAATTGAAATGA
- a CDS encoding Gfo/Idh/MocA family protein, with product MTNHQRDIASAQLPIYIIGAGGIVNTAHLPAYMLGGFHVQGICDIDPDKAKTTAERFGIKKVFESPEALLKQLPANAIIDIAVPGPALIPLLEQIPDGSAVLLQKPMGEDLDAAKKILSICKEKKLNAAVNFQLRYAPYILEVKQMISDGLLGEINDIEVNVNVYTPWHLWDFLMTSPRVEILYHSIHYIDLVRHILGNPKSVYAKSTKHPSMPALASVRSNIIMDYGDMTRANILTNHCHNYGTPKQQSYIKFEGTKGAVLINFGALINYPRGEADNFEYVFLEEGIEPQWQEKKIEGSWFPHAFIGSMEQLMLAAAGKIEKPDNAVEDCIHTMACTEAAYISCEKGGIKPNELF from the coding sequence ATGACGAATCATCAAAGAGATATCGCTTCTGCACAATTACCAATTTATATTATTGGCGCCGGCGGGATTGTAAATACTGCACACCTGCCTGCTTATATGCTGGGTGGTTTTCATGTGCAGGGCATTTGTGATATTGATCCGGATAAAGCAAAAACAACTGCTGAACGTTTTGGTATTAAAAAAGTATTTGAAAGTCCGGAAGCGCTGTTGAAGCAATTGCCGGCAAATGCGATCATTGATATTGCCGTACCCGGTCCTGCATTGATTCCTTTGTTAGAACAAATACCTGATGGCTCTGCTGTATTATTGCAAAAGCCGATGGGCGAAGATCTGGATGCAGCAAAAAAGATATTATCGATTTGCAAAGAGAAGAAGTTGAATGCTGCTGTTAATTTTCAATTGCGTTATGCACCCTATATTCTTGAAGTGAAGCAAATGATCAGTGATGGATTGCTTGGTGAGATCAACGATATTGAAGTAAACGTCAACGTGTACACGCCCTGGCATTTGTGGGATTTCTTAATGACTTCACCAAGAGTGGAGATTCTTTATCACAGCATTCATTACATCGATCTCGTTCGTCATATACTGGGTAATCCAAAATCGGTGTATGCAAAATCAACCAAGCATCCGAGTATGCCTGCGCTTGCATCGGTACGCAGCAATATCATTATGGATTATGGTGACATGACAAGAGCAAACATTCTCACCAATCATTGCCATAATTACGGAACACCAAAACAACAATCCTATATAAAGTTTGAAGGAACAAAAGGTGCAGTGCTCATCAACTTTGGTGCACTCATCAATTATCCTCGTGGAGAAGCCGACAATTTTGAATATGTGTTTTTGGAGGAAGGCATAGAGCCGCAATGGCAGGAAAAGAAAATTGAAGGCAGCTGGTTTCCGCATGCTTTCATAGGCAGCATGGAACAACTGATGCTGGCCGCTGCAGGAAAAATTGAGAAACCTGACAATGCTGTGGAAGATTGCATTCATACCATGGCTTGCACAGAAGCTGCTTATATCAGTTGTGAGAAAGGCGGCATCAAGCCAAATGAATTGTTTTAA
- a CDS encoding OsmC family protein: MTSSIVYKGELRTEAVHLHSQSTIETDAPLDNQGKAERFSPSDLVATALGSCMLTIMGIKARDMQLDLTGVKIDIQKHMISDPRRIGGVDVIFYFPDHIKLDEKQKTILKNAALACPVAKSIHPDIEQRVEFNW; the protein is encoded by the coding sequence ATGACTTCTTCCATTGTTTATAAAGGTGAATTGCGAACAGAAGCTGTTCACCTCCACAGCCAATCAACCATTGAAACAGATGCTCCGCTCGATAACCAGGGAAAAGCTGAACGTTTTTCTCCTTCCGACCTTGTTGCCACGGCTTTGGGCAGTTGTATGCTCACCATTATGGGTATTAAAGCAAGAGATATGCAGCTTGACCTCACCGGTGTAAAAATCGATATTCAGAAACACATGATATCAGACCCACGCCGTATTGGTGGAGTGGATGTAATTTTTTATTTCCCTGACCATATAAAGTTGGATGAAAAACAAAAAACAATTTTAAAAAATGCCGCACTGGCCTGCCCTGTTGCAAAAAGTATTCACCCGGATATTGAACAGCGTGTAGAGTTTAACTGGTAA
- a CDS encoding MaoC family dehydratase encodes MFIQKYFEEFKLNDVRQTKGRTITETDIVIHAGQSGDFFPHHMDEEWCKGQPFKKRIAHGTLIFTVAIGLTADFVNEVSMTYGYERLRFIKPVFINDTIKVTVTIKELKDHKKPEYGLVTELVECFNQQNELVMLCEHILMVKKANS; translated from the coding sequence ATGTTTATACAGAAGTATTTCGAGGAATTTAAACTCAATGATGTTCGCCAAACAAAAGGCAGAACCATTACCGAAACGGATATTGTGATCCATGCCGGTCAGTCAGGTGATTTTTTCCCCCATCATATGGATGAAGAGTGGTGTAAAGGCCAGCCGTTTAAAAAACGCATTGCACATGGCACACTCATCTTCACCGTGGCCATTGGCCTCACCGCTGATTTTGTAAACGAAGTAAGCATGACCTATGGTTATGAACGCCTGCGTTTTATTAAACCAGTGTTTATTAACGACACGATCAAAGTAACAGTAACCATAAAAGAGTTGAAAGATCATAAGAAACCTGAATACGGGTTAGTAACAGAATTGGTGGAATGTTTCAATCAGCAAAACGAATTAGTGATGCTGTGCGAACATATTCTCATGGTTAAAAAAGCAAACAGTTAA
- a CDS encoding ABC transporter substrate-binding protein, with product MQKIVLNGITWGHSRGITPLLAVSQRYSELHPNVEIRWKKRTLQEFADFPIEELTKEYDLLIIDHPWVGCADATNCVLPLNEYLSADYLRDQQTNSVGLSHISYNYNNKQWALAIDAATPSASYRKDLLTNVPQTWNDVLDLAKEGKVAVPAIPIDLLMNFYTFCIANGTEPFQNEEEVIDEATGIKAIETMKQLYSVVDKKMFSRNPIAVAELMSTTNDYLYCPFAYGYSNYARKGYAQHLLHYADVVSFNGKKLRTTIGGTGISVSAFSKHKEVAVDFAAMVTSGECQQTMYVQHGGQPGHRNAWTDPTANHLTNYFFTQVLPVMDNGYMRPRYNGYLHFQDHAGDPLQDCLEYDGDPVKALQEMNKLYQQSISKQTVVTA from the coding sequence ATGCAAAAGATTGTATTGAATGGTATAACGTGGGGGCATAGCCGTGGAATAACTCCTTTGCTTGCAGTTTCACAACGTTATTCTGAATTACATCCTAATGTGGAAATACGTTGGAAGAAACGTACACTCCAGGAGTTTGCTGATTTCCCTATTGAAGAATTGACAAAAGAATATGATCTGCTCATTATCGATCATCCGTGGGTGGGTTGTGCAGATGCAACCAATTGTGTGTTGCCTTTGAATGAATATTTATCTGCTGATTATTTAAGGGATCAGCAAACTAACTCTGTTGGGCTATCGCATATCAGCTATAACTATAATAATAAGCAATGGGCTTTAGCGATTGATGCAGCAACACCTTCAGCCAGCTATCGTAAAGATTTACTTACCAACGTACCGCAAACATGGAACGATGTATTGGATTTGGCAAAAGAAGGAAAAGTTGCCGTGCCTGCAATACCTATTGATCTGTTGATGAACTTTTATACATTCTGCATTGCAAATGGCACAGAGCCTTTTCAAAATGAAGAAGAAGTAATTGACGAAGCAACAGGCATCAAGGCAATTGAAACAATGAAGCAGTTGTATAGCGTGGTGGATAAAAAAATGTTCAGCCGTAATCCTATTGCAGTGGCAGAGTTAATGAGTACAACAAACGATTACCTCTATTGTCCGTTTGCATATGGTTATTCCAACTATGCTCGCAAAGGCTATGCACAACATTTGTTACACTATGCCGATGTTGTTTCATTCAATGGAAAGAAATTAAGAACAACTATTGGAGGAACAGGAATTTCTGTTTCTGCTTTCAGTAAACATAAAGAAGTGGCAGTTGATTTTGCAGCGATGGTTACATCGGGTGAATGTCAGCAAACAATGTATGTGCAACATGGTGGCCAACCCGGTCATCGCAATGCATGGACAGACCCAACAGCTAATCATCTAACCAATTACTTTTTTACGCAGGTATTACCTGTCATGGACAATGGTTATATGCGTCCACGTTACAATGGTTACCTGCATTTCCAGGATCATGCAGGCGATCCGCTGCAGGATTGCCTGGAGTATGATGGTGATCCGGTAAAAGCATTACAGGAAATGAATAAACTATATCAGCAAAGTATTTCAAAACAAACTGTAGTTACAGCATGA
- a CDS encoding phosphodiester glycosidase family protein encodes MKKIFLGAVLLVTSAPFCLAQVQWQNVDSLYGSLPSTVHVFRTTDAIDGKANIAYYVIADLKDRKLNFTTDTTYNRRFTPQQFYERNQQPLLVVNGTFFDFATNRNLNAVIKNGKLVSYNVHTTALKGKDTLMYMHTFRSGIGISKKRKADVAWLYTDSSKRFAKAFQQVPGFYKDSSSTVFRKELLHQSVKWKMQTAIAGGPALIQNGKVAVSNNQERMFIGKAIDDKHPRTAMGYTTDGKLIILVVQGRMPGVAEGASLTQLAKLLLDLGCVEALNLDGGGSSTMLVNGKETIKPSDKEGQRPVPGVFMIQAKNK; translated from the coding sequence ATGAAAAAAATATTCCTTGGAGCAGTGTTGTTGGTAACATCTGCTCCTTTTTGTTTAGCGCAAGTGCAATGGCAGAATGTTGATTCACTGTACGGATCGTTACCATCAACTGTGCATGTGTTTCGAACAACGGATGCAATTGATGGCAAAGCCAATATTGCGTACTATGTAATTGCTGATTTGAAAGACAGGAAACTGAACTTCACAACTGATACAACGTACAACCGCCGCTTTACACCACAACAGTTTTATGAACGGAATCAACAACCATTGCTGGTAGTGAATGGAACTTTTTTTGATTTTGCTACGAACAGGAATTTGAATGCGGTTATAAAAAATGGAAAACTTGTATCGTACAATGTACATACAACTGCATTGAAAGGAAAAGATACATTGATGTATATGCATACGTTTCGTTCAGGCATTGGCATCAGTAAAAAAAGAAAAGCAGATGTGGCTTGGTTGTATACTGATTCATCAAAACGTTTTGCAAAAGCATTTCAACAGGTGCCGGGTTTTTATAAAGATTCATCCTCAACGGTATTTAGGAAAGAATTGCTGCATCAATCAGTAAAATGGAAAATGCAAACAGCTATTGCAGGCGGTCCGGCATTGATTCAAAACGGAAAAGTTGCAGTGAGTAACAATCAAGAACGCATGTTTATTGGAAAAGCTATCGACGATAAACATCCACGTACAGCCATGGGTTATACTACAGATGGTAAACTCATTATTCTGGTTGTGCAAGGTCGTATGCCGGGTGTTGCAGAGGGAGCATCGTTAACGCAATTGGCAAAACTGTTGCTTGATCTTGGTTGTGTAGAAGCATTGAATCTTGATGGCGGCGGCAGCAGCACCATGTTGGTGAATGGGAAAGAAACGATCAAGCCAAGTGATAAAGAAGGACAACGTCCGGTGCCAGGCGTATTTATGATTCAAGCGAAAAATAAATAA
- the lipA gene encoding lipoyl synthase, with translation MQEIVVNEAAAEQKPKKPDWLRVRLPIGESYKNVRNLVDTHKLHTICESGNCPNMGECWGEGTATFMILGNTCTRSCGFCAVATGKPDPVDWDEPQRVAEAIHLMKVKHAVLTSVDRDEIKDGGSIIWYNTIRAVKALNPDTTLETLIPDFKGQMENVQRVVEAHPEVVSHNIETVERLTRQVRIQAKYWRSMDVLRYLKENGMRVKSGIMLGLGETKEEVIQTLNDLKNNGVDVVTIGQYLQPTKKHLAVQRFVHPDEFKEYREIGYSIGLDYVESGPLVRSSYHSEKHVVPGYGRAKWEEEKANFIA, from the coding sequence ATGCAGGAAATTGTAGTGAATGAAGCTGCCGCAGAGCAGAAACCAAAAAAACCGGATTGGCTGCGGGTACGCTTGCCTATCGGTGAATCTTACAAGAACGTACGTAATCTCGTAGATACTCATAAACTTCATACCATTTGCGAAAGCGGCAATTGCCCGAATATGGGCGAGTGCTGGGGTGAAGGAACGGCCACCTTTATGATATTAGGTAATACCTGCACCAGAAGCTGTGGCTTTTGTGCAGTTGCTACCGGTAAGCCCGATCCGGTTGATTGGGACGAACCGCAACGTGTAGCCGAAGCCATTCATTTAATGAAGGTGAAGCACGCAGTACTCACTTCTGTTGACCGTGATGAGATCAAAGACGGTGGCAGTATCATCTGGTACAATACCATCCGTGCAGTAAAAGCATTGAATCCTGATACAACATTGGAAACACTGATTCCTGATTTTAAAGGACAGATGGAAAATGTACAACGGGTAGTAGAAGCACATCCTGAAGTTGTATCACATAACATTGAAACCGTTGAACGTTTGACACGACAAGTACGTATACAGGCGAAATACTGGCGTAGTATGGATGTGCTACGTTACTTGAAAGAAAACGGAATGCGGGTGAAGAGTGGCATCATGTTAGGTTTGGGTGAAACAAAAGAAGAAGTGATCCAGACGTTGAATGATTTGAAGAATAACGGCGTGGATGTGGTAACGATCGGTCAATATCTGCAACCAACCAAAAAACATTTAGCTGTACAACGTTTTGTTCATCCCGACGAGTTTAAAGAATACCGTGAAATTGGTTACAGCATTGGTTTGGATTATGTCGAGAGCGGTCCGTTGGTACGTTCAAGTTATCATAGTGAAAAGCATGTGGTTCCCGGTTATGGCCGAGCCAAATGGGAAGAAGAGAAAGCAAATTTTATTGCATAG
- a CDS encoding amidohydrolase family protein gives MRLADTHVHIWDFNRAEYVWLEGNTSILNRTYSIEELEHDRNTSGITKGILVQAANNFEDTDWMLHVAVNTDWIAGIVGWLPLINPDATLKALQKKYGKENYFKGVRHLIHDERDPKWLLQPEVINSLQILADHNIPYDVVGIFPEHIETALQVAAKVPELRMVFDHLNQPPIATKEKFGRWGELMKEAAKHKNFYAKISGLGLTAQKGDQWTDDDIKPYVGFAIEQFGTDRCFMGGDWPVSLLADSYSNTWKNYKQVIHDLVDDNAADKIFYSNAANFYSF, from the coding sequence ATGAGGCTTGCTGATACACATGTACATATTTGGGATTTTAACCGTGCAGAATATGTATGGTTAGAAGGCAACACATCTATACTCAATCGTACGTATAGTATTGAAGAGCTGGAACATGATCGAAATACCAGCGGAATTACAAAAGGTATTCTTGTACAGGCTGCCAATAATTTTGAAGATACAGATTGGATGTTGCATGTGGCGGTGAATACAGATTGGATCGCCGGTATTGTTGGATGGTTACCGTTGATCAATCCCGATGCTACATTAAAAGCACTGCAAAAGAAATACGGAAAAGAAAATTATTTCAAAGGAGTTCGTCATTTGATACATGATGAACGTGATCCGAAGTGGTTGTTGCAACCTGAAGTGATCAATAGTCTGCAGATATTAGCCGATCACAATATTCCTTACGATGTGGTAGGTATTTTCCCTGAGCATATTGAAACTGCATTACAGGTGGCAGCAAAAGTTCCGGAGTTAAGAATGGTGTTCGATCATTTGAATCAGCCACCTATTGCAACAAAAGAAAAATTTGGAAGATGGGGTGAGTTGATGAAAGAAGCAGCAAAGCATAAAAATTTTTATGCAAAAATTTCAGGACTTGGATTAACTGCACAAAAAGGCGATCAATGGACAGACGATGATATTAAACCTTATGTTGGCTTTGCAATAGAGCAGTTTGGAACCGACCGATGTTTCATGGGTGGCGATTGGCCCGTTTCATTATTGGCCGATTCTTACAGCAACACCTGGAAAAACTACAAGCAAGTAATTCACGATTTGGTTGATGATAATGCAGCAGATAAAATATTTTATTCCAATGCTGCAAACTTTTATTCCTTTTAA